The genomic stretch ccttgtcttttaccacataaagcttattgaatACTTAATCCCTCACATTCTCCTCCTTCGCCATGTCTTCACCAAATCCTAACCCTAGGAGAGTTCCCATTATCGATACCTTCCCTAATTCCCCCATTAGACATAGAAGGGGAGGTAGACTTCGTAGCTTAGGGTCTACTCGCGGTGGTGGTTCTTCTATACCTTCTCCTAGTTCTGGTCCTTCTTCcagaaccagaggttccctttctcatAAATCTTTTTCTAGGGATAAAGAACCTTCTAAGCCATTACGTGAACCTTTAGTAGAGGAGATATTCCCTACagaattatctttttaccatgatagggaatctcttagaaactAGGTTTCTGCTTTAGACCATGCTGACgcttaccccactcaaattacagaagtTTTGACTCCTGTAGTTCGTAAAGACTgccattggagtaatgattttcccattattatccctaatccaaatcagaggattacttcttacttgactgggttctcttttgtttatacataccctttcactttagggttcaaaccagctattgacccagttattcttgaaTTTTACCGCTTCTTTAATGTctgtttgggtcaaattggcccaatcatatggagggttgttgcctgtttgaggcatttaaccAATTTGGTTGACGTTTCCTTTACTTTCCCTCacctgattcatctttactcccctagACTTTTCAGTAATGGCATTTTTACCCTAGTGGCCAAGAGTAAGAGGGTTTTagtgagccctgaagatgacaaagaccgtggctggtacgcccgatttgttgctgcccccactgttgatTTAGTGGGTGAGAAtaacgttcccttccctgagaagtagaattttgcacgtaagtcttttatccatctcgtacctttttccttcaagtttatCAACTTCTCTAATTTTTTCTCCTCcctttttttagcaaccatgggagtggtggaaaatattcccaattttcgtggttgggtagataaattgccGAAGGCCATACCAATAGATGGTCggtcttggaaaacactttctaatCGTTAtggttggaaagtaaagactcatggtaagagtttttatttcatctttcacgcatgtatatatttttctttatggTTCTAACttccatccttctttttatcaggatttgctaaTCGAAGAGTTACTGCTGAAGTAGTTGCGGCCTCTCGTGTCTCTTCGGGAACCTGTACTCCTTCGGGAACCCGTATCTCTTTAGAaagagcccgagaaatagtcttgggttcttcTTCTGCAAAAAGGAAAACTATTGAAGAAGGATACtctaaagaagaggaagatgagggtTCTCTAGTGACGAGGACACGAGCTAGGAGACGCATCATTTCTGATGACGAAGCTAAAGTTTTCCCTCGCCTTTCTGTTACTCTTATcgaacctgttgaaaccccaATAATAATTTCTAATGATGACGTCACTCCCCATGATAACCCATGAATCTATTGATAAACTTTTCTTTAGAGGGCAGTGGAAGTCTAGGGCCTGTTTTAGATGAAATACCCTTATCTTCCTTCTCAACTCCCGTGCCTGCGATTCCTTCCTTACCAGCCCCAGCTATTTCTGTTCCTTCTTCTACTATTTTCACTTCCTCTACCGCTCCTCCTTCAACAACTCCCCCTCCTATCGTTCACCATACGTAAGCAGGCTCTTCAAGTAGAAATGCCGCTATGAGGAGGGTAACCATTGAAGTTCCTGCTGATAGCAACCTTTTGAGTAAGTCAGGTCAGGCAGACGTATGGTTAGAACCTTTAATCGGtccaattgaaaaagcaaagctggagagccatagttccttgactctaatgaatgatatcgtgcatgccactTTGAAGGTACCTCCCATATTTACCTTAAAAAAAATttatctttgggattcttatattcttaattcctttcctttttttaggccaatcttatcgaCATAGAAATGATAAGCAGAATCCCTCTTTTGGAGAAGGTAGCACGTGATTCTCAATTGGAGGCGatcaattggaaggaacaatttGAGAGTGCACAAATTGATATGGAAGATTTATAAGAAGGCAAGAATACCCTAGAACAGCAGGTGTGGGCTTTAACTTCAGAGTTAGCGGTTGCAAAGGCTTCCTCAAGCCAAGCAGAAAAAGACaaagaacgtctcgaatcttccttCTCAGAGCAACTATCTAAAGCCAACGAAGAGAATAGAGAGTTGGAGGCTCTTTtgagtcaaaaagaagttgaTGTTGGGGATCTCGTGCAAAGCATAACTCAAGCACAACAAGACCTTCGAGTCTCGGCTGACAAGGTTCGTGCTTTAGAGAGctcccatgcctctcttcaagcttcttacaactccgccttggctgaaaacgaagagctaaagaatgagattgctgattgggaaaaggattatgagaccCTTGAAGAAAAATCTACTGTTGAGGTAAGTTGGGCATTTTGAATTCTCGTCGAGATACCCTaattgaagctggccaagaaaacttcaacctggagtcggagttagctaagatcaatgaaaccattgaaaaagctcagcaaactcaagacttcccttctcccgtggttgaagctgatacgggtatcccaactcTGTCAAGCCCAATCGAGCCTGTTgctgcaagccaagttgaaaccgcatttgttgatgcacctgcccaaattgagcccaCTGCTATTGATGCTCCTGCTTTAGTTCCGCAAACTTCTCAAtgaccagttttaatcatttgaatgattttattttttgtttttattttggaaaacgtaatcaaacccttagcttcatttgagggttggatttggaaacgcaagtccccaagtcttttatggggcaatttgtataaacaatttAATAGctttatgactaagttcgtactTAGTCTTTAGTTTTTagatattaagaagtttttcatgttattatcttaaacttctgtctgctttattcttgcctttatttttaaggacttatagaataattcgcatttttgttctttgaaaatccttctgttaatctcatgactaactaattaaacatgagttttataaaagatgACCCTTTTATATTTCagcacttaatgaagaagacgtctcaacttcataatggtgttatcatactataaaagaaataggaacacacatgtttctttgaaataactttgacaagttttggacaatactttacatgtatttgaattacatctagaactttctcgtaactgtttttcttgtaacagattttttcaaaagaagaataatagacacgggtttttttcttataacccgttttagtacatagcctttaccctaactatagtgaggtttttctttggccttagctcgtggcttcATCTCGTGACCttgtgacttttactctgcacttgactcttttaggcttgatttttcttaatcttctttgccttctttatacacatatctgtttatattatgtagtcccccaagtgtttgagtgttgaagtatgaagtctcgagcacttgatagattctctcatttggtcctttttctgaaaaggaaaaacatacgggactcggagatGCGATTTTAGATAAAGACTGCTTAACCCATATGAATTTCTATCaaaataattgtaaccctaggccaggaattttagaTTATTCcgtgtgccttacaggtcgtgactcatcatttagtacgggttagctttttgcctatcatctaaaattgttagtaaaattttaacaattcaaaaattaaatttgaaatagtgatacctgaccgtgggtatttcttagaatagtatctcttcaaatgaacaacattccaatgtgaaggtagtatcttgccatccattgtctccagctCATATGCTCCCTTGCCTGCAATATCACGAACTCTATAgagtccttcccatgttggacttaatttacccgTGTTAGCTGCCTTTgtggattgaaaaacctttttaagcacgaagtccccaactttgaaaaatctgaggcgtgcttttcggttgtaatatcgttctatgacttgcttttgtgctaccgttcttatcaatgcagcttctctcctcccctcgagtaaatctagattgacccacatctcctcgtcattagattcttgtgtcgcctgtgtgaactgcgtacttggttcccctatctcaactggaattaaagcctcagctccataaacAAATAAAAACGGTGTTTCtctgtacttgtttttgcagttgtgcgatatgcccataaaactccaggtaacacttcgggccagttaccttttgattcctctaatcgtttcattaaattattgataataaccttgttcgttgattctgcttgcccattaccctccggatgataaggtgttgacgtaatccttttaatttgccaactttgaaagaattctgtGATTTGTGCTGCAATAAATTGAGGActattatcacacacgatctcctttggtacaccgaatcaACATATGATATTCTGCCAAAGAaaatctttgacttccttttctcgtacctgttttaATGCTCTtgcctccacccatttagtaaaataatcagtgagtacgagcagaaattttacctgtccttttgcttgtggtaatggacccacgatatccattccccatttcataaatggccatagggcaatgaccggatgtaataattccacaggtctatgcatattgttaccgtacctttgacatttatcacatctggccacgaaactttctacttctttttccattttaggccagtaataacctgccctaattaaggttcttaccaatgaccttcctcctgcgtgattcccgcaatgtccctcgtgtatttctttcattacatactccgtttgtgaaggtccgaggcatcttgctaggGGACCACCAAACATTTTATGATACaaattgccttgctttaagcagtaccgagcagcCTTCTTTCGAAGCGCATGATCTTTCTTCTTATCAtcagggacggtaccatactgcaaaaaagcaacaatctcattcctccaatcccaagttaaattattaaaatttacctcattcttatcaggatcgagaactgaatgaaacaaatgtataaTTGAGGCGTTTGCATCGCTTGCCACatcagctgcagatgcgagattagctagggcatctgcttcaacattttcatcccttggtatttgtataactttctaggtttgaaattgctttatcaattcccgtactttatctaagtattgttgcatccttTCTTCCCTAGCTGCATAATTGCCCAAcatttgattaaccacgagttgcgaatcactcttaattataatctgatttatgccaagctctcgtgccagttctagacctgcaatcatagcctcataatccgcttcattgttagttatagagtgacatttaatagcttgtcgaatggtctcacccgtaggtggtaccaagacaatccctaaacctacaccttttacattagataagccatcagtgaataaagtccaagttcccaGGTTAGCCCCATGaatacctgtaattctttttctgcttctaattgcatttCTTGGCTAAAATCGGCCACGAAATTagctaacacttgtgattttatagcagttctaggttggtatgcgaTTTCGTATTCACTCAACTCTATTGCctacttagctaacctacctgatagcTCATGCTTATATAATATATAACGTAAAGGGTAAGCAGTTACTACGGCGATAGGATGACACtaaaagtaaggtcttaactt from Nicotiana sylvestris chromosome 12, ASM39365v2, whole genome shotgun sequence encodes the following:
- the LOC138883157 gene encoding uncharacterized protein; protein product: MRRVTIEVPADSNLLSKSGQADVWLEPLIGPIEKAKLESHSSLTLMNDIVHATLKANLIDIEMISRIPLLEKVWALTSELAVAKASSSQAEKDKERLESSFSEQLSKANEENRELEALLSQKEVDVGDLVQSITQAQQDLRVSADKVRALESSHASLQASYNSALAENEELKNEIADWEKDYETLEEKSTVEQTQDFPSPVVEADTGIPTLSSPIEPVAASQVETAFVDAPAQIEPTAIDAPALVPQTSQ